A single genomic interval of Microbacterium oleivorans harbors:
- a CDS encoding cryptochrome/photolyase family protein, translating into MSSPSIVWFRDDLRLADHPALRAALDRGEPVIGLYVLDEESDGIRPLGGAARWWLHHSLASLASDLRDRGSTLVLRRGPAADVVASVVADTGAGAVFWNRRYGGAERTIDAGLKERLRADGVEVRSFAASVLFEPWTVKTGSGTPFSVFTPFWNAARNLPAPREPLPRPQQIPGVRSAPAGDDLDDWELLPTKPDWAGGLRERWVPGEAAARARLREFLHEDLGSYDAARDEPSAGATSLLSPRLRWGELSPHAVWHAGVETGGGTGAHAASASRFLSELGWREFAWHTLYHFPDLATANWRKGFDAFPWPQLDPSHLTAWEKGETGVPMVDAGMRELWHTGYMHNRVRMVTASFLTKNLLIDWRLGEQWFWDTLVDADGASNPFNWQWVAGSGADASPYFRIFNPERQAEKFDPRGLYIGQWAPDSADRDPIVDLAATRKAALAAYDHVKRAATS; encoded by the coding sequence ATGAGCTCGCCCTCGATCGTCTGGTTCCGCGACGACCTGCGCCTGGCCGACCACCCTGCCCTGCGCGCCGCCCTCGACCGGGGCGAGCCGGTGATCGGGCTGTACGTCCTCGACGAGGAGTCCGACGGCATCCGCCCGCTCGGCGGCGCGGCACGGTGGTGGCTGCATCACTCGCTCGCCTCGCTCGCGTCCGACCTGCGCGACCGGGGCTCGACGCTCGTGCTGCGCCGTGGACCTGCGGCCGACGTCGTCGCCTCGGTCGTGGCCGACACCGGCGCCGGAGCGGTCTTCTGGAACCGGAGGTACGGGGGCGCCGAACGCACCATCGACGCCGGGCTGAAGGAGCGCCTGCGTGCCGACGGAGTCGAGGTGCGCTCGTTCGCGGCGTCCGTGCTGTTCGAGCCGTGGACGGTGAAGACCGGCAGCGGCACGCCCTTCTCGGTCTTCACCCCGTTCTGGAACGCCGCACGCAACCTGCCGGCCCCTCGCGAGCCGCTCCCCCGCCCGCAGCAGATCCCGGGGGTGCGCTCCGCGCCCGCCGGCGACGACCTCGACGACTGGGAGCTGCTGCCCACGAAGCCCGACTGGGCCGGCGGCCTGCGCGAGCGCTGGGTGCCCGGCGAAGCCGCGGCCCGCGCTCGGCTTCGCGAGTTCCTCCACGAGGATCTCGGCTCCTACGATGCCGCCCGCGACGAGCCGAGCGCCGGGGCGACCTCGCTGCTGTCTCCGCGCCTGCGCTGGGGCGAGCTGAGCCCCCACGCGGTGTGGCACGCCGGGGTCGAGACCGGCGGCGGAACCGGCGCGCACGCGGCATCCGCCTCGCGATTCCTCTCGGAGCTCGGTTGGCGCGAGTTCGCCTGGCACACGCTGTACCACTTCCCGGATCTCGCGACGGCGAACTGGCGCAAGGGGTTCGACGCCTTCCCGTGGCCGCAGCTCGACCCGAGCCACCTCACCGCGTGGGAGAAGGGCGAGACAGGGGTGCCGATGGTCGATGCCGGCATGCGCGAGCTCTGGCACACCGGCTACATGCACAACCGGGTGCGGATGGTGACGGCATCCTTCCTCACCAAGAACCTGCTGATCGACTGGCGCCTCGGCGAGCAGTGGTTCTGGGACACGCTCGTGGATGCCGACGGCGCGAGCAATCCGTTCAACTGGCAGTGGGTCGCGGGGTCGGGCGCCGATGCGTCGCCGTACTTCCGCATCTTCAACCCCGAGCGGCAGGCCGAGAAGTTCGATCCGCGCGGGCTCTACATCGGGCAGTGGGCGCCCGACAGCGCCGACCGCGATCCGATCGTCGACCTCGCCGCGACCCGCAAGGCGGCCCTGGCAGCCTATGACCACGTCAAGCGCGCCGCCACGTCCTAG
- a CDS encoding diacylglycerol/lipid kinase family protein encodes MATQSGDTSPRERSDDLTSTANDRTDAAAPDPEQAAAPDDVIREPEDVAPDTTDGETGEARRVGPEGETEPMGGGAEKPNPKAALVYNPTKVDGDALREQVLRASEEAGWEEPLFYETTVDDLGDDVTRQALEADASVVLVAGGDGTVRAVSGEMSGSGIPLAIVPSGTGNLLARNLGLPLTEPETMIEAAFTGDRTPIDVGWARITREGGEVEEHAFVVMGGMGLDAAMIANTNPQLKKSVGWVAYVDGATRSLVKAKPFRVVYQLDGHRMHAARVQSVLFANCGSLQAGIELIPEASITDGELDVVIMQPKGFWGWLLVWRRVAWDNSFLRKFRAGRRVLSLRTKDSAVVYSRGRGVALAPQEPHPVQLDGDEFGEAKHVQTRLDAGGLIVAMPAGHELPGD; translated from the coding sequence ATGGCGACCCAGTCCGGCGACACCTCCCCTCGGGAGCGCTCCGACGATCTCACCTCCACGGCGAACGACCGGACGGATGCCGCGGCTCCCGACCCGGAACAGGCGGCGGCCCCCGACGACGTCATCCGCGAACCCGAGGACGTCGCCCCCGACACCACCGACGGCGAGACCGGGGAGGCGCGTCGCGTCGGCCCCGAGGGCGAGACCGAGCCGATGGGCGGAGGCGCCGAGAAGCCGAACCCGAAGGCCGCGCTGGTCTACAACCCGACCAAGGTCGACGGCGATGCCCTGCGCGAGCAGGTGCTCCGCGCCTCGGAAGAGGCGGGATGGGAAGAGCCTCTCTTCTACGAGACGACCGTCGACGACCTCGGCGACGACGTCACGCGTCAGGCCCTCGAGGCCGACGCGAGCGTGGTGCTGGTCGCGGGCGGCGACGGCACGGTGCGAGCGGTGTCGGGCGAGATGAGCGGCAGCGGCATCCCCCTCGCGATCGTCCCGAGCGGCACCGGGAACCTGCTCGCCCGCAACCTCGGGCTGCCCCTGACCGAGCCCGAGACCATGATCGAGGCGGCGTTCACCGGCGACCGGACGCCGATCGACGTCGGCTGGGCGCGGATCACGCGCGAAGGCGGCGAGGTCGAGGAACACGCGTTCGTCGTCATGGGCGGCATGGGACTCGACGCCGCGATGATCGCGAACACCAACCCCCAGCTGAAGAAGAGCGTCGGCTGGGTCGCCTACGTCGACGGCGCCACCCGCTCGCTGGTCAAGGCCAAGCCGTTCCGGGTCGTGTACCAGCTCGACGGGCACCGGATGCACGCCGCCCGGGTGCAGAGCGTGCTGTTCGCGAACTGCGGGTCGCTGCAGGCCGGCATCGAGCTGATCCCCGAGGCATCGATCACCGACGGCGAGCTCGACGTCGTCATCATGCAGCCCAAGGGGTTCTGGGGCTGGCTCCTCGTCTGGCGCCGGGTCGCGTGGGACAACAGCTTCCTGCGGAAGTTCCGCGCCGGCCGCCGCGTGCTGTCGCTGCGCACCAAGGACAGCGCCGTCGTGTACTCGCGCGGCCGGGGCGTCGCGCTCGCTCCGCAGGAGCCGCACCCCGTGCAGCTCGACGGCGACGAGTTCGGCGAGGCCAAGCACGTCCAGACCCGCCTCGACGCGGGCGGACTCATCGTGGCGATGCCCGCCGGCCACGAGCTGCCCGGCGACTGA
- the serS gene encoding serine--tRNA ligase: MIDLALLREQPDLVKLSQVKRGESADTVDAALAADRDRREALTAFERLRAEQNAHGKKVAQAPKEEKAALVAEAKQLSERVKQAQHAVAAAEEAAEVALARIENIVIDDVPAGGEADFVTLRTHGEPPAFDFTPLDHLALGEKLGAIDMERGTKVSGSRFYFLSGIGARLELALMMLGLDRALAAGFTPLIPPTLVRPEVMRGTGFLGQHAAEVYHLEEDDAYLVGTSEVPLAGYHMDEILDLDRGAKRYAGWSTCYRREAGSYGKDTRGIIRVHQFNKLEMFVYTTPADAEAEHLRLVAMQERMLQDLGLSYRVIDVAAGDLGSSAARKYDIEAWVPTQGAYRELTSTSNCTTYQARRLDIRHRPEGGKTEPVATLNGTLATTRWLVALLETHQRADGSVVIPEVLRPYLGGLEVAEPLA, encoded by the coding sequence GTGATCGACCTCGCCCTCCTCCGTGAACAGCCCGACCTGGTCAAACTCTCGCAGGTGAAGCGCGGCGAATCGGCCGACACCGTCGACGCGGCGCTCGCCGCCGACCGCGACCGCCGCGAAGCCCTCACCGCCTTCGAGCGGCTGCGCGCCGAGCAGAACGCCCACGGCAAGAAGGTGGCGCAGGCTCCGAAGGAAGAGAAGGCCGCCCTCGTCGCCGAGGCGAAGCAGCTCAGCGAGCGGGTCAAGCAGGCGCAGCACGCCGTGGCCGCCGCCGAGGAGGCTGCGGAGGTCGCTCTCGCCCGGATCGAGAACATCGTCATCGACGACGTGCCCGCCGGCGGCGAGGCGGACTTCGTGACGCTGCGGACCCACGGCGAGCCGCCGGCCTTCGACTTCACACCGCTCGACCACCTCGCCCTGGGCGAGAAGCTCGGCGCGATCGACATGGAGCGCGGCACGAAGGTCTCGGGCAGCCGGTTCTACTTCCTCAGCGGCATCGGCGCCCGTCTCGAGCTCGCTCTCATGATGCTCGGCCTCGACCGTGCGCTCGCCGCCGGATTCACGCCGCTCATCCCGCCGACGCTCGTTCGTCCCGAGGTCATGCGCGGGACCGGCTTCCTCGGGCAGCACGCCGCCGAGGTGTACCACCTCGAGGAGGACGACGCGTACCTCGTGGGCACGAGCGAGGTTCCCCTCGCCGGGTATCACATGGACGAGATCCTCGACCTCGATCGCGGCGCGAAGCGCTACGCGGGCTGGTCGACCTGCTATCGCCGCGAGGCCGGCTCGTACGGCAAGGACACGCGCGGCATCATCCGGGTGCATCAGTTCAACAAGCTCGAGATGTTCGTCTACACGACCCCGGCCGACGCCGAGGCCGAGCACCTGCGCCTCGTCGCGATGCAGGAGCGGATGCTGCAGGACCTCGGGCTGTCGTACCGCGTGATCGACGTCGCCGCCGGGGACCTGGGCTCGAGCGCCGCCCGCAAGTACGACATCGAGGCCTGGGTGCCCACCCAGGGCGCCTACCGCGAGCTGACCTCGACCTCGAACTGCACGACCTACCAGGCGCGCCGCCTCGACATCCGCCACCGTCCCGAGGGAGGCAAGACCGAGCCCGTCGCGACGCTCAACGGCACCCTCGCCACCACGCGGTGGCTCGTGGCCCTGCTCGAGACCCACCAGCGCGCCGACGGCTCCGTCGTGATCCCCGAGGTGCTGCGCCCGTACCTGGGCGGCCTCGAGGTCGCGGAGCCGCTGGCATGA
- a CDS encoding HAD family hydrolase, translating into MPAGAGSPRLLIVLDIDGTVLLEDETLSPGVVDAVADAHAAGHEVMLATGRSWEGTHGILGALALTPDYVVCSNGAVILKRTDDAFADALAYERFYIETFDPTEVLGLLREHLPHARYMVELPDGSRLYTEELHDWNLRDADKVAFERLSDQEVCRVVVVSPEETDSDFVELVDRIGLNKVSYAVGWSAWLDIAPQGVDKSTALERVRTWLGIVPSDVLVMGDGRNDVGMFRWAREHGGRAIAMAQGPAEVLAEASETTVSVQEGGVAAILRAL; encoded by the coding sequence ATGCCGGCGGGTGCGGGCTCGCCCCGGCTGCTGATCGTGCTCGACATCGACGGCACCGTGCTGCTCGAGGACGAGACCCTCAGCCCCGGTGTGGTCGACGCGGTCGCCGACGCCCACGCCGCCGGGCACGAGGTGATGCTCGCGACGGGGCGATCGTGGGAGGGGACCCACGGAATCCTCGGTGCGCTCGCACTGACACCCGACTACGTCGTCTGCTCGAACGGCGCCGTCATCCTCAAGCGCACCGACGACGCGTTCGCCGATGCGCTCGCATACGAGCGGTTCTACATCGAGACCTTCGATCCGACCGAGGTGCTGGGCCTGCTGCGCGAGCACCTGCCGCATGCGCGGTACATGGTCGAGCTGCCCGATGGGAGCCGGCTCTACACCGAGGAGCTGCACGACTGGAACCTGCGCGACGCCGACAAGGTCGCGTTCGAGCGCCTGTCGGATCAGGAGGTGTGCCGCGTGGTGGTCGTCTCGCCCGAGGAGACCGACTCGGACTTCGTCGAGCTCGTCGACCGCATCGGGCTCAACAAGGTCTCGTACGCGGTGGGGTGGTCGGCGTGGCTCGACATCGCGCCGCAGGGCGTCGACAAGTCGACCGCGCTCGAGCGGGTTCGCACCTGGCTGGGCATCGTCCCGAGCGATGTGCTCGTGATGGGCGACGGCCGCAACGACGTCGGCATGTTCCGCTGGGCGCGCGAGCACGGCGGCCGGGCCATCGCGATGGCTCAGGGCCCGGCTGAGGTGCTTGCCGAGGCGTCCGAGACCACGGTGTCGGTGCAGGAGGGCGGCGTCGCCGCCATCCTCCGTGCACTCTGA
- a CDS encoding acyltransferase family protein — MNIPTSPHPTPRRDIQGLRALAVVAVIGAHAAGWPRGGFVGVDVFFVVSGFLITGALLREIRSTGGIRLAAFAGRRARRILPAALVVLAVTAAIASAIFHRARAEQTLLDALWSAGFAANWRFAALGTDYFHADDAVSPLQHYWSLAVEEQFYLVWPLLLLAVVSLLPAATRRGPRAAVAVGTLAAAAATASFAWALAQSGDAAVAAYFSTLTRAWELAAGAIVATCVPALARMPRALGGTLSWLGLAAIVVAFAVIDPEAAGFPAPWALLPIGATVLVLAGGAAGDPRHRHLFPLTNPVSVAVGDLSYSLYLWHFPVIVFAAVLLPAREASTWLVLGVIGVLALASYHLVERPFRYAPYAAHRATTAPAATVAAVGAPSSTPTPAPDPIPAPDAAPGAGLGPAPGAGLGSRPAGWTPGTRYYPGMTRPVPAAAASPAAATPEPTGATDAVPQAIASTSTSTPARETPAAAAPTTGGIPVASSPWSAWRARFGPPALLAASGLGIAALAVVLVVQNVFGGLSAPPIARPPASAADSAPAADGEPLDPIAALQDELASAASASAWPELHPSLDEVIARSSASNPARDCFSPDITPTAAGCSTGSADAATRIYLVGDSTAMAYAPAFRTLADQSDGGIRVTTVGLYGCRFTDVAVQNDGVGVMAACPQRKADVRAMIAAEEPSLVVMSNAYTLGHTPDGSDLSADALLAAQEAEADAYGLPGRIVHLAPPPEGADLGRCYSPATSPYACAAGVSSTWGQMEAAAEQVAAASGNHAISSLPFTCWELVCPAFAGDIPTRYDKTHLTVAYAEHIAPALRAELVGRGLL; from the coding sequence GTGAACATCCCGACATCCCCGCACCCGACTCCGCGACGCGACATCCAGGGGCTCCGCGCCCTGGCCGTCGTCGCGGTCATCGGCGCGCACGCCGCGGGATGGCCGCGCGGCGGCTTCGTGGGCGTGGACGTCTTCTTCGTCGTGTCGGGGTTCCTCATCACCGGCGCCCTCCTGCGTGAGATCCGCAGCACCGGCGGCATCCGCCTCGCGGCCTTCGCGGGACGCCGCGCGCGCCGCATCCTCCCGGCGGCTCTGGTCGTGCTCGCCGTCACGGCCGCCATCGCGTCCGCGATCTTCCATCGCGCCCGCGCCGAGCAGACCCTCCTCGACGCCCTGTGGTCGGCGGGATTCGCGGCGAACTGGCGTTTCGCGGCGCTCGGCACCGACTACTTCCACGCGGACGACGCCGTGTCGCCGCTGCAGCACTACTGGTCGCTCGCGGTCGAGGAGCAGTTCTATCTCGTGTGGCCGCTGCTGCTGCTCGCCGTGGTCTCGCTCCTGCCCGCGGCGACGCGACGCGGGCCGCGGGCCGCGGTCGCCGTGGGCACGCTGGCGGCGGCGGCGGCGACGGCCTCGTTCGCCTGGGCGCTCGCGCAGAGCGGCGACGCGGCCGTCGCCGCGTACTTCTCGACGCTGACCCGCGCATGGGAGCTCGCCGCCGGCGCGATCGTGGCGACCTGCGTCCCGGCGCTCGCACGGATGCCGCGGGCGCTCGGCGGCACGCTGAGCTGGCTCGGGCTCGCGGCGATCGTCGTGGCGTTCGCCGTGATCGACCCCGAGGCTGCGGGCTTTCCGGCGCCGTGGGCGCTGCTGCCGATCGGAGCGACGGTGCTCGTGCTCGCCGGCGGAGCAGCCGGCGACCCGCGTCATCGTCACCTGTTCCCGCTGACCAACCCGGTGAGCGTGGCGGTGGGCGATCTGTCGTACTCGCTGTACCTGTGGCACTTCCCGGTGATCGTCTTCGCGGCGGTTCTCCTGCCCGCGCGAGAGGCGTCGACGTGGCTCGTCCTGGGGGTGATCGGCGTCCTCGCCCTGGCCTCGTACCACCTCGTCGAGCGGCCGTTCCGCTACGCCCCGTACGCGGCCCACCGGGCGACGACGGCGCCCGCGGCCACGGTCGCTGCCGTCGGGGCCCCGAGCTCGACGCCGACCCCCGCCCCGGATCCGATCCCGGCCCCGGACGCAGCTCCGGGTGCGGGTCTGGGCCCGGCGCCGGGCGCGGGTCTGGGCAGCCGCCCGGCGGGCTGGACGCCCGGGACGCGGTACTACCCGGGCATGACGCGTCCTGTTCCGGCGGCGGCCGCGTCCCCGGCGGCGGCCACCCCCGAACCGACCGGCGCGACCGACGCCGTCCCGCAGGCGATCGCCTCGACGTCGACGAGCACCCCCGCACGCGAGACGCCCGCAGCCGCAGCGCCGACGACCGGCGGGATCCCGGTGGCATCGTCGCCCTGGAGCGCCTGGCGTGCGCGGTTCGGCCCTCCCGCTCTGCTGGCCGCATCGGGGCTCGGCATCGCCGCCCTCGCCGTGGTCCTCGTCGTACAGAACGTCTTCGGCGGGCTCAGCGCGCCGCCCATCGCCCGTCCGCCCGCGAGTGCCGCGGACTCCGCGCCGGCGGCGGACGGAGAACCGCTCGACCCGATCGCCGCTCTCCAGGACGAGCTGGCCTCCGCGGCATCCGCGAGCGCGTGGCCCGAGCTGCATCCGTCACTCGACGAGGTCATCGCCCGCTCATCGGCGAGCAACCCGGCGCGCGACTGCTTCTCGCCCGACATCACCCCGACGGCGGCGGGATGCAGCACCGGCAGCGCCGATGCCGCCACCCGCATCTATCTCGTGGGCGATTCGACGGCCATGGCCTACGCCCCGGCGTTCCGCACCCTCGCGGACCAGAGCGACGGCGGCATCCGTGTCACGACGGTGGGCCTGTACGGATGCCGCTTCACCGACGTCGCCGTGCAGAACGACGGCGTCGGCGTGATGGCGGCCTGCCCGCAGCGCAAGGCCGACGTGCGCGCGATGATCGCCGCCGAGGAGCCGAGCCTCGTCGTGATGAGCAACGCCTACACGCTCGGTCACACACCCGACGGCTCCGACCTGTCGGCCGATGCCCTGCTCGCGGCGCAGGAGGCCGAAGCGGACGCCTACGGTCTGCCCGGGCGGATCGTCCATCTCGCGCCGCCGCCCGAGGGCGCGGATCTGGGCCGCTGCTACTCCCCCGCCACCTCGCCCTACGCGTGCGCCGCCGGCGTATCGAGCACCTGGGGGCAGATGGAGGCCGCCGCCGAGCAGGTCGCCGCCGCGTCGGGCAACCATGCGATCAGCTCATTGCCGTTCACCTGCTGGGAGCTCGTGTGCCCGGCCTTCGCCGGCGACATCCCGACGCGTTACGACAAGACCCACCTCACGGTCGCATACGCCGAGCACATCGCCCCGGCCCTGCGCGCCGAGCTCGTCGGCCGCGGCCTGCTCTGA
- a CDS encoding RecQ family ATP-dependent DNA helicase, with amino-acid sequence MQPDEIARVARESFGIEELRPQQLDAIEAAVAGRDVLVVWATGAGKSAVYQVAAALRPGLTAIVSPLIALQEDQLARLEDAPDAPQGVALNSSRGVRAQREAWDAIRSGEASYVLLAPEQLAKDDVVAELAAAGVSLLVVDEAHCIAAWGHDFRPDYLMLGDVAERLGRPPILALTATATSPVRTEIIDRLGMDDPTILVGDVDRPNIALQVRRHNDESGKRDAVLDEVVGLAQPGLLYTATRRAAEEYADELDQRGLRAVAYHAGLSATDRTRVHEAFHDGAVDVVVATSAFGMGIDKADLRFVVHADIPDSVDAYYQELGRAGRDGEPATATLHYRPEDLALRRFFAASAPKRGELKRLVSAIAGATRGRAELAAAGGLSSRRVTALLTVLIDAGAVRAGRAGVALRRGMTVERAVDAALERSEERERIDRSRIEMLRGYAETRRCRRAILLGYFGQDYVEPCDNCDVCLTTAAERTAAAEGADRDGDHARPDAAPFAVDDVVRHHEWGEGTVMAVEDDRVTVFFDSQGYKVLSIELVAERGLLASA; translated from the coding sequence GTGCAGCCCGACGAGATCGCCCGTGTCGCCCGAGAGTCCTTCGGCATCGAGGAGCTGCGACCGCAACAGCTCGACGCGATCGAGGCGGCCGTGGCCGGGCGCGACGTGCTGGTGGTCTGGGCCACCGGCGCGGGCAAATCGGCGGTCTACCAGGTCGCAGCCGCGCTGCGTCCGGGACTGACGGCCATCGTCTCGCCGCTGATCGCGCTGCAGGAGGATCAGCTCGCCCGTCTCGAGGACGCCCCCGATGCGCCGCAGGGGGTCGCATTGAACTCCAGCCGAGGCGTCCGCGCACAGCGCGAGGCCTGGGATGCGATCCGATCGGGCGAGGCGTCGTACGTCCTCCTCGCCCCCGAGCAGCTCGCCAAGGACGATGTGGTGGCCGAGCTCGCCGCGGCGGGCGTCTCGCTGCTGGTCGTCGACGAGGCGCACTGCATCGCCGCCTGGGGCCACGATTTCCGTCCCGACTATCTGATGCTCGGCGACGTCGCCGAGCGGCTCGGTCGCCCGCCGATCCTGGCTCTGACGGCGACGGCCACGAGCCCGGTCCGCACCGAGATCATCGATCGGCTCGGCATGGACGATCCCACGATCCTCGTCGGCGACGTCGACCGGCCGAACATCGCGTTGCAGGTGCGCCGGCACAACGACGAATCCGGCAAGCGCGACGCGGTGCTCGACGAGGTCGTCGGGCTGGCACAGCCGGGACTGCTCTACACGGCCACCCGACGCGCGGCGGAGGAGTACGCCGACGAGCTCGACCAGCGCGGGCTGCGGGCCGTCGCTTACCACGCCGGCCTCTCGGCCACGGATCGCACCCGCGTGCACGAGGCCTTCCACGACGGCGCGGTCGACGTCGTGGTCGCCACGTCGGCCTTCGGGATGGGGATCGACAAGGCCGATCTGCGCTTCGTCGTCCACGCCGACATCCCCGACTCCGTCGACGCCTACTACCAGGAGCTCGGTCGGGCCGGACGCGACGGAGAGCCCGCAACGGCGACCCTCCACTACCGACCCGAGGACCTCGCGCTCCGCCGTTTCTTCGCGGCATCCGCCCCCAAGCGCGGTGAGCTGAAGCGACTGGTGTCGGCGATCGCGGGCGCGACGCGGGGACGCGCCGAGCTCGCCGCCGCCGGCGGCCTGTCGTCGCGTCGGGTCACGGCGCTGCTGACGGTGCTCATCGACGCCGGGGCCGTGCGGGCGGGCCGCGCCGGCGTCGCGTTGCGTCGCGGCATGACTGTCGAGCGGGCCGTCGATGCGGCGCTCGAGCGTTCGGAGGAGCGCGAGCGCATCGACCGCTCGCGCATCGAGATGCTCCGCGGCTACGCCGAGACGCGGCGGTGCCGTCGCGCGATCCTGCTCGGGTACTTCGGGCAGGACTACGTCGAGCCGTGCGACAACTGCGACGTCTGCCTCACGACGGCCGCGGAGCGCACGGCCGCCGCCGAGGGCGCCGACCGTGATGGCGACCACGCCCGCCCGGATGCCGCACCGTTCGCCGTCGACGACGTGGTGCGCCACCACGAGTGGGGCGAGGGCACGGTCATGGCCGTCGAGGACGACCGGGTCACCGTCTTCTTCGACTCGCAGGGCTACAAGGTCCTGTCGATCGAGCTCGTGGCGGAGCGCGGACTGCTCGCCTCCGCTTGA
- a CDS encoding helix-turn-helix transcriptional regulator, with the protein MSHPEAGAHGLPEDAPSRARDAWARSDWATLADELFALAAARGDSRLIAPILRVDLELLTEPQLVTRAAALRDLPPDAVRDAGLAFVSLITDGDAERVVAPVRSAVVGLEGHDDLLAAALASCAALILVDRARWVDAAWFVTAAERAIGEARDRHGEIDAVTAAWFRMMAPAVLIEWNTYDGAARLDSLAAALAGPRSRNLLRSHHGPALVAMGQVLAARGEFGAGAVSIARGIPLFAPRSHLQASAYARLAYVKYRQGDWVGARRAARQVRDGLRPSSAWTDSLLSAVETLEPATGGDLAAAATRIDEATRALAVQPSVQAETILLHARLALTIGARDWVGMNRLLDDAEEPGWRRVFTDHEWRALRGMALRNLGRTDRYRELVTAWGDEPGAADSAYYWAHVAMLEQIRGDAASALAAAHRSRGQVSDADDPLGRTWVRIVVGTIVSLYGDATEGMGSYEQARVELAAIGANGFVRLCTRIIEDVAGQLARASGDALTALTAQQRRVAELVAEGFTSAEIAEILYLSKKTIDFHVANILSRLKLRSRRELGRWMGRARDAQAEASSPRSATSSIDRTL; encoded by the coding sequence ATGTCCCACCCCGAAGCGGGAGCGCACGGGCTGCCCGAGGACGCTCCCTCGCGAGCACGGGACGCGTGGGCACGGTCGGACTGGGCCACGCTCGCCGACGAGCTGTTCGCCCTCGCCGCCGCCCGGGGCGACTCCCGACTCATCGCCCCGATCCTCCGCGTCGACCTCGAACTGCTCACCGAGCCCCAACTGGTCACGCGCGCCGCCGCCCTGCGGGACCTGCCCCCGGACGCGGTCCGCGACGCCGGTCTGGCGTTCGTCTCGCTGATCACCGACGGCGACGCCGAGCGCGTGGTCGCCCCCGTCCGCTCGGCCGTCGTCGGACTCGAGGGCCACGACGACCTCCTCGCCGCGGCGCTCGCGTCCTGCGCCGCGCTGATCCTCGTCGACCGCGCTCGCTGGGTGGATGCCGCGTGGTTCGTCACCGCCGCCGAACGCGCCATCGGCGAGGCGCGCGATCGTCACGGCGAGATCGACGCGGTGACGGCGGCGTGGTTCCGGATGATGGCGCCCGCCGTCCTGATCGAATGGAACACGTACGACGGCGCAGCGCGTCTCGATTCCCTCGCGGCGGCTCTCGCCGGGCCCCGTTCGCGCAATCTGCTGCGCTCGCACCACGGGCCCGCGCTGGTGGCCATGGGGCAGGTGCTCGCCGCCCGGGGGGAGTTCGGTGCGGGCGCGGTCAGCATCGCGCGCGGCATCCCCCTCTTCGCGCCCCGTTCGCACCTGCAGGCGTCGGCGTACGCGCGCCTGGCGTACGTCAAGTACCGCCAGGGCGACTGGGTCGGTGCCCGCCGCGCGGCGCGGCAGGTGCGCGACGGCCTGCGCCCGTCCTCGGCCTGGACGGACAGCCTGCTCTCGGCCGTCGAGACGCTGGAACCGGCCACGGGCGGCGATCTGGCGGCCGCAGCGACCCGTATCGACGAGGCGACGCGCGCCCTCGCGGTCCAGCCCAGCGTCCAAGCCGAGACGATCCTGCTCCACGCACGACTCGCCCTCACCATCGGCGCCCGGGACTGGGTCGGGATGAACCGGCTGCTCGACGACGCCGAGGAACCGGGATGGCGACGCGTCTTCACCGACCACGAGTGGCGGGCGCTGCGCGGCATGGCGCTGCGCAACCTCGGACGTACCGACCGCTACCGCGAGCTCGTGACGGCGTGGGGCGACGAGCCCGGGGCCGCCGACAGCGCCTACTATTGGGCGCACGTGGCGATGCTCGAGCAGATCCGGGGGGACGCGGCATCCGCGCTGGCGGCGGCGCACCGCTCACGCGGGCAGGTGAGCGACGCGGACGACCCCCTCGGTCGAACGTGGGTGCGCATCGTGGTCGGGACCATCGTGTCGCTCTACGGCGACGCCACCGAAGGCATGGGTTCGTACGAGCAGGCGCGCGTCGAGCTGGCGGCGATCGGTGCGAACGGATTCGTGCGGCTGTGCACCCGCATCATCGAGGATGTGGCGGGCCAGCTCGCCCGCGCCAGCGGAGACGCCCTCACGGCCCTGACGGCGCAACAGCGTCGCGTCGCCGAGCTCGTCGCCGAGGGCTTCACGAGCGCCGAGATCGCCGAGATCCTCTACCTGTCGAAGAAGACGATCGACTTCCACGTCGCCAACATCCTGTCGCGGCTGAAGCTGCGCTCGCGCCGCGAGCTCGGTCGCTGGATGGGGCGGGCGCGCGACGCTCAAGCGGAGGCGAGCAGTCCGCGCTCCGCCACGAGCTCGATCGACAGGACCTTGTAG